The proteins below are encoded in one region of Nitrospira lenta:
- a CDS encoding beta-ketoacyl-ACP synthase III — translation MKSRIAGTGSYTPSRVMTNTELERMVATSDEWIRERTGIRERHIAASGEACSDLAVQAGKRALAAAGLAASDLDLILVATCTGDYPLPATACLVQHQLGATKAAACDLSAACCGFVYALSVADAYVRTGMRHVLVIGSEVMSAITDWSDRNTCILFGDGAGAAVVSASDGEQGILSTHLRSDGSLCELITVPAGGSRTPLSEQVIAERTHFIKMKGNETFKVAVRTLEEIARETLAANHLQVEDLDLYVPHQANMRILKAVMERLGLPIEKVMLNLEHYGNTSAASIPIALDEAVRAGRVQDGSLVLLGAFGAGLTWASALIRW, via the coding sequence ATGAAATCCCGTATCGCGGGAACCGGATCGTATACCCCGTCTCGAGTCATGACCAATACGGAATTGGAACGTATGGTGGCGACGTCCGATGAGTGGATTCGCGAGCGGACGGGCATTCGTGAGCGTCACATTGCGGCATCCGGAGAGGCCTGTTCGGATCTGGCGGTTCAGGCCGGGAAGCGTGCGCTGGCGGCAGCCGGTCTTGCGGCATCCGATCTCGATTTGATCCTGGTCGCCACCTGTACCGGCGACTATCCGTTGCCAGCGACCGCGTGCCTGGTGCAGCATCAATTGGGTGCGACGAAGGCGGCGGCCTGCGATCTGTCGGCGGCCTGCTGTGGATTTGTCTACGCCTTGTCAGTAGCGGATGCTTATGTGCGAACCGGAATGCGGCATGTGTTGGTGATCGGATCCGAGGTGATGTCGGCGATTACCGATTGGAGCGACCGGAATACCTGCATCCTGTTTGGTGATGGGGCGGGGGCCGCAGTCGTCAGCGCGAGCGACGGTGAGCAGGGGATTCTCTCGACGCATTTGCGGTCTGATGGGAGTCTCTGCGAGCTGATCACCGTGCCGGCCGGCGGGTCGCGTACGCCGCTTTCTGAGCAGGTCATAGCCGAGCGGACCCATTTCATTAAGATGAAGGGGAATGAGACCTTCAAGGTTGCCGTGCGGACATTGGAAGAGATTGCGCGGGAGACGCTGGCCGCGAACCATCTGCAGGTCGAAGATCTGGACCTCTACGTGCCGCATCAGGCCAATATGCGGATTCTCAAGGCGGTGATGGAACGGCTCGGTCTTCCGATTGAGAAGGTCATGCTGAATCTTGAGCACTATGGGAATACGTCGGCCGCGTCGATTCCGATTGCGCTGGATGAGGCGGTTCGCGCAGGGCGAGTTCAAGACGGATCGTTGGTCCTGTTAGGCGCATTTGGAGCTGGGTTGACCTGGGCGTCGGCGTTGATCCGATGGTAA
- the plsX gene encoding phosphate acyltransferase PlsX → MKIALDAMGGDHGPAPCIEGAMQAAKELDVEVILVGDETTLQRECARLGATDGRLSIRHAPQVVEMHESPAAVARKKRDSSIWIATELVKHGEASAVVSPGNTGASMVSSFFVLGLTKGVERPAIATSLPTLTGEAIMLDVGANVDCSAKHLEQFALMGNEYGKHLFRKPNPRVGLLSIGEEDSKGNEVTKEAFKLLKASTLNFIGNVEGREVYSGTADVVVCDGFIGNVALKISEGVAETIKKLLIKEISSSWLGRLAYPLIAAPLLNLKRKIDYAEFGGAPLLGVNGITIICHGRSSAKAIKNAIRRAKGMAEGRVHELIQRDIEETIASPSPVEPSA, encoded by the coding sequence ATGAAGATTGCGCTTGATGCGATGGGGGGGGACCATGGTCCTGCACCCTGTATCGAAGGCGCCATGCAGGCTGCCAAGGAGCTCGATGTCGAGGTCATTCTTGTCGGCGATGAGACGACCTTACAGCGCGAATGCGCGCGCCTCGGTGCGACCGATGGCCGCCTCTCCATTCGGCACGCCCCGCAGGTCGTCGAGATGCATGAATCGCCGGCGGCAGTGGCGCGTAAAAAACGGGATTCGTCGATCTGGATCGCGACGGAGTTGGTCAAACACGGAGAGGCCAGCGCCGTGGTCAGTCCGGGCAACACCGGTGCGAGCATGGTGTCGTCGTTCTTTGTGCTGGGATTAACGAAAGGGGTCGAGCGGCCGGCCATCGCCACCAGTTTGCCGACACTGACGGGCGAGGCCATCATGCTGGACGTCGGCGCCAATGTCGATTGTTCGGCGAAACATCTCGAACAATTTGCCCTGATGGGGAACGAATACGGGAAACACCTGTTTCGCAAACCGAATCCGCGCGTCGGCCTTCTGAGTATTGGTGAGGAAGACAGCAAGGGCAATGAAGTCACCAAAGAAGCGTTTAAACTATTAAAAGCCAGTACGCTGAACTTTATCGGCAATGTCGAGGGGCGTGAGGTCTATAGCGGAACGGCCGACGTCGTCGTCTGCGACGGGTTTATCGGGAATGTCGCGCTGAAGATTTCCGAGGGCGTGGCTGAGACGATCAAAAAACTCTTGATCAAAGAAATTTCCAGTTCGTGGCTGGGGCGGCTGGCGTATCCGCTGATCGCAGCGCCGCTCCTCAATCTGAAACGCAAGATTGATTATGCCGAGTTCGGAGGGGCCCCGTTGCTCGGCGTTAACGGGATCACCATCATCTGTCACGGACGCTCCTCGGCGAAAGCCATTAAGAATGCCATCCGCCGGGCCAAAGGAATGGCTGAAGGGCGCGTGCACGAACTGATTCAGCGGGATATCGAAGAGACCATTGCCAGCCCATCGCCTGTGGAGCCCTCTGCATGA
- the rpmF gene encoding 50S ribosomal protein L32, with translation MPNPKHKHSRARRDKRRTQKLRMTPPGMSVCPQCHELKLPHYTCLNCGTYKGKAVIQVEES, from the coding sequence ATGCCTAATCCGAAACATAAACATTCTCGTGCACGCCGCGACAAGCGGCGCACACAAAAGCTGCGGATGACCCCTCCGGGGATGTCCGTATGCCCGCAGTGCCACGAGCTGAAGCTGCCGCACTATACGTGTTTGAACTGCGGAACCTACAAGGGTAAGGCAGTCATTCAGGTCGAAGAGTCCTAG
- a CDS encoding YceD family protein, which yields MSQRDAIQAPGAGWSPEVMMDLLTPHLADITADGLSLTGDVTAEELGLVEADTQLDGALAVGLDLSKVERTICVTGVVEGTAIRECVRCLTHFSEPLAFALRVVYEPEPKIVPPAAKRVDHRKKAVEPVEVEPDETDDEIYHYEGDHLELAPMLREQVILSNPMHPLCKDDCAGLCPHCGKNLNEGRCACPAEAPTNPFQILRNVKTEQK from the coding sequence GTGAGTCAGCGCGACGCGATACAGGCACCTGGAGCCGGTTGGTCGCCGGAGGTCATGATGGATCTGCTCACACCGCATCTTGCAGATATCACCGCCGATGGGTTGTCGCTGACGGGCGATGTGACCGCTGAGGAGCTAGGACTGGTCGAAGCCGACACGCAGCTCGACGGAGCGCTGGCGGTCGGATTGGACCTGAGTAAGGTCGAGCGCACGATTTGTGTGACCGGAGTGGTGGAAGGGACGGCCATCCGGGAGTGCGTGCGGTGCTTGACTCATTTCTCTGAGCCGTTGGCGTTTGCGCTCCGTGTCGTCTATGAGCCTGAGCCAAAGATCGTTCCGCCGGCTGCCAAGCGGGTTGACCATCGCAAGAAAGCTGTCGAGCCGGTAGAAGTTGAGCCGGACGAAACGGATGACGAGATTTATCATTACGAAGGCGATCATTTGGAACTCGCACCGATGTTGCGAGAGCAAGTGATTTTGTCGAATCCGATGCATCCGTTGTGCAAAGACGATTGTGCGGGGTTGTGCCCGCATTGTGGGAAGAATTTGAACGAGGGGCGGTGTGCCTGTCCGGCTGAGGCGCCGACCAATCCGTTTCAAATATTACGGAATGTGAAGACTGAACAGAAGTGA
- the rpsR gene encoding 30S ribosomal protein S18 — protein MERTGGATGGDRRDGNGGGGRLFQRRRPCRFCLEKAPIDFKDAGLLRNFLTERGRIVPRRISGNCMRHQRELTISIKRARHIAIISFAEER, from the coding sequence ATGGAACGAACGGGTGGTGCAACTGGCGGCGATCGTCGTGATGGTAACGGGGGCGGCGGGCGGTTGTTTCAACGGCGCCGGCCTTGCCGGTTTTGCTTGGAGAAGGCTCCAATTGATTTTAAGGATGCCGGGCTGCTCAGGAATTTTCTCACCGAGCGCGGGCGAATCGTTCCGCGCCGGATTTCCGGGAACTGCATGCGGCATCAACGTGAATTGACGATTTCAATCAAGCGCGCCCGGCACATCGCGATTATCAGCTTTGCCGAGGAGCGATAG
- a CDS encoding single-stranded DNA-binding protein, producing MAGFNKVILMGNLTRNPELRYTPSGTPVASFGLAVSRRFKQGEELKEEVCFVDIVVFGKQAEHCGQYLSKGNGAIIEGRLQQRRWETEDGQKRSKHEVVAQSVTFMPKRQDGGGASGGPGGEPPIHDEPSYEYDEQH from the coding sequence GTGGCCGGATTTAATAAAGTCATCCTCATGGGCAACCTCACGCGGAATCCCGAGCTGCGGTACACGCCGAGCGGGACCCCCGTGGCGAGTTTCGGACTGGCGGTGAGCCGGCGGTTCAAGCAGGGTGAGGAGCTGAAAGAGGAAGTCTGTTTCGTAGATATCGTCGTGTTCGGCAAGCAGGCTGAACATTGCGGGCAGTATTTGAGCAAAGGCAACGGGGCGATCATTGAAGGGCGGCTCCAACAACGCCGCTGGGAAACCGAAGACGGCCAGAAGCGCAGTAAGCATGAAGTGGTGGCCCAGAGCGTGACCTTCATGCCGAAGCGTCAGGATGGCGGCGGGGCGAGTGGCGGACCGGGCGGTGAACCGCCGATCCATGACGAACCCAGCTATGAATATGACGAACAGCATTGA
- the rpsF gene encoding 30S ribosomal protein S6, whose translation MELYESLFIIRPSVSDEETNTLIDKMKAVADKTGAQFIKAENWGKKKLAYEVRHERKGTYAYFYFRAPNTTVGELERAYRLEDNILKFLTVHLEKELVPPRPLEASAQETDGGRI comes from the coding sequence ATGGAGCTGTACGAGTCTCTGTTCATTATTCGTCCGTCCGTCTCCGACGAGGAGACCAATACCCTCATCGACAAGATGAAAGCCGTGGCCGATAAGACCGGTGCACAATTCATCAAGGCCGAGAACTGGGGCAAGAAGAAGCTTGCCTACGAAGTGCGGCATGAGCGAAAAGGCACCTATGCCTATTTCTATTTCCGCGCGCCCAACACGACCGTCGGCGAACTCGAGCGGGCCTACCGTTTGGAAGACAACATCCTCAAGTTCTTGACCGTCCATCTCGAAAAAGAATTAGTTCCGCCGCGACCGTTAGAGGCCTCAGCGCAGGAGACCGACGGTGGCCGGATTTAA
- a CDS encoding acyloxyacyl hydrolase, giving the protein MRKHMHVMVIALTSVMAVLAGFVGAARAGEFAFESLRIRGGVSGGSPLGKERQNDFNQIDLAATVRLPWEKELGGGWILGTRMLASLGALRGGDETNGVMTVVPLDIVVGRKDGLVAIDMGGGGALLSDSKFGRQNFGGPFQFVWTFGITSRVAGPLGIGYHFQHYSDATLYGQDSRGVDLHLVELIYWFDRRD; this is encoded by the coding sequence ATGCGTAAGCATATGCACGTGATGGTCATTGCTCTGACGAGTGTGATGGCTGTCCTTGCTGGGTTCGTTGGGGCGGCTAGGGCCGGAGAGTTCGCCTTTGAATCGCTCAGGATCAGAGGAGGCGTCAGTGGCGGATCACCTCTCGGGAAAGAGCGACAGAACGATTTTAACCAGATCGATCTTGCGGCAACCGTTCGGCTCCCCTGGGAAAAAGAGCTTGGCGGAGGCTGGATACTCGGTACGAGGATGCTGGCTTCGCTCGGCGCGCTCCGAGGTGGTGATGAAACCAACGGAGTGATGACTGTGGTGCCGCTCGACATTGTAGTAGGGCGCAAGGACGGACTCGTGGCCATCGATATGGGAGGGGGAGGGGCACTGCTGAGTGATTCCAAATTCGGCCGGCAGAATTTCGGCGGACCCTTTCAGTTTGTATGGACGTTCGGAATTACCAGCCGCGTGGCTGGACCGCTCGGAATCGGCTATCACTTTCAGCACTACTCGGATGCGACGCTCTACGGGCAAGACAGCCGCGGAGTGGATCTCCATCTGGTTGAGCTGATTTATTGGTTTGATCGCAGAGATTAG
- the pth gene encoding aminoacyl-tRNA hydrolase, giving the protein MYLLVGLGNPGRAYAQTRHNAGMWAIERAAARWSIRLISRGTAQRGSGRLGSEFIELAGLLDWMNLTGPPLKGLLREFKIKPDNLILLHDDLDLEPGRLRIKQGGGSGGHNGIKSVIEALGTPQFIRVKIGIGRPAPGLDAADYVLQPVMQDEMAVFTPCLEQAVDALECLIHRGLSTAMNQFNIREKPIQDEA; this is encoded by the coding sequence GTGTATCTCCTCGTCGGACTGGGCAATCCTGGCAGAGCCTACGCCCAGACCCGTCACAATGCCGGTATGTGGGCCATCGAGCGGGCGGCTGCTCGATGGTCTATCCGTCTCATCTCCCGCGGTACAGCTCAACGAGGATCAGGTCGGCTCGGGTCGGAGTTCATCGAGCTGGCGGGCTTGTTGGACTGGATGAATCTCACGGGTCCTCCCCTCAAAGGCTTGCTGCGCGAGTTTAAAATCAAGCCGGACAACCTGATTCTCCTTCACGACGATCTCGATTTAGAGCCCGGTCGGCTACGCATCAAGCAGGGCGGCGGGTCTGGTGGCCATAACGGGATTAAATCGGTGATAGAGGCGCTTGGGACTCCGCAGTTTATCCGGGTCAAAATCGGAATCGGCAGACCAGCTCCAGGCCTGGATGCTGCCGACTATGTATTGCAGCCTGTCATGCAGGATGAGATGGCGGTCTTTACGCCATGCCTCGAACAAGCCGTCGACGCACTCGAGTGCCTGATTCACCGCGGTCTTTCCACTGCCATGAATCAATTCAATATTCGTGAAAAGCCTATACAGGACGAGGCCTAG
- a CDS encoding 50S ribosomal protein L25, with translation MKFDLAVTVREQSGKGIARQLRRSGKIPAVLYGQGECVLLTVNPDELVKILKAQSGSTVLVSLTIAGATTKASRTALLRDYQVDPITGSVLHADLFEVSMDKPIRVKVPVHVVGGIPIGVKEGGVLHNNTRELHIECLPAAMPDQIDVDASSLGISQGIHLKDVAQREGIRFLDDEDLMIVSVAAPISDAKLEALLTGGAGTATEPEVATKGKEAGEGGEPAKAGAAAAAGDAKGGDKKAAGKDAPKAEKKDAEKKK, from the coding sequence ATGAAATTTGATTTAGCAGTGACCGTACGGGAGCAGTCTGGAAAGGGTATCGCGCGCCAGTTGCGGCGGAGTGGCAAGATCCCCGCTGTTCTCTATGGTCAAGGCGAGTGTGTACTGTTGACCGTTAATCCGGATGAGTTGGTAAAGATTCTCAAGGCGCAATCGGGCAGTACGGTGCTGGTGTCATTGACCATAGCCGGAGCCACGACGAAGGCGAGCCGTACGGCATTGTTGCGCGATTATCAGGTCGACCCCATTACAGGCAGCGTGCTCCATGCGGATTTATTTGAAGTCTCCATGGATAAGCCAATTCGCGTCAAGGTGCCAGTGCATGTCGTCGGAGGCATTCCCATCGGTGTCAAAGAAGGCGGTGTGTTGCACAACAATACCCGCGAACTTCATATCGAGTGTTTGCCGGCGGCAATGCCGGACCAGATCGATGTGGATGCGTCATCCCTTGGAATCAGCCAAGGCATTCACCTGAAGGATGTGGCGCAGCGCGAAGGCATTCGATTCCTTGATGACGAAGATCTGATGATCGTGAGCGTGGCGGCGCCGATCTCCGATGCCAAGCTGGAAGCACTGTTGACTGGCGGCGCGGGCACGGCCACCGAGCCGGAAGTCGCGACAAAGGGCAAGGAAGCGGGTGAAGGTGGAGAGCCTGCGAAGGCGGGCGCCGCCGCAGCTGCCGGAGATGCCAAGGGCGGCGACAAGAAAGCTGCCGGTAAGGATGCTCCGAAAGCTGAAAAGAAGGACGCTGAAAAGAAGAAGTAG
- a CDS encoding ribose-phosphate diphosphokinase — translation MNRELKIFSGNANPALAHEICTYLGQRLGEATVSSFSDGEIRVKVDENVRGADVFVVQSTCQPVNDSLLELLIIIDALKRSSANRITAVIPYFGYGRQDRKDQPRVPISAKLVADLISTAGADRVLTMDLHAGQIQGFFNVPVDHLYALPVLLDYITKKKISDLVVVSPDAGGVERARAFAKRLQANLAIIDKRREGPNQAQIMNIIGDVQGKSVLLLDDMIDTAGTIVQGAQACADKGAREVWTACTHAVLSGPALERITKSCLSQVVVTDTIPLRGKEQTCPKLYQLSVAPLLGEAIRRIHEDESVSSLFA, via the coding sequence ATGAACAGAGAACTGAAAATATTCTCTGGGAACGCTAATCCTGCGCTTGCCCACGAGATCTGCACCTATCTTGGGCAAAGGCTCGGGGAGGCGACCGTCTCTTCCTTTAGCGACGGCGAGATCCGTGTCAAAGTCGATGAGAATGTGCGCGGCGCTGATGTCTTTGTCGTGCAGTCGACTTGCCAACCGGTGAATGATTCCCTGTTAGAGTTATTGATCATCATCGACGCGCTCAAGCGCTCGTCGGCGAACCGGATCACGGCGGTGATTCCGTACTTTGGCTATGGCCGGCAGGATCGGAAGGATCAGCCGCGCGTGCCGATTTCAGCGAAGCTGGTGGCGGATTTGATCAGTACGGCCGGTGCCGATCGTGTCTTGACGATGGATCTCCACGCGGGACAGATCCAGGGGTTTTTCAATGTGCCGGTCGATCATCTGTATGCGTTGCCTGTGCTCTTGGATTACATCACCAAGAAAAAGATCAGTGATTTAGTGGTCGTGTCGCCTGACGCCGGCGGAGTCGAGCGCGCTCGCGCTTTTGCCAAGCGGCTGCAGGCCAACCTCGCCATTATCGATAAACGCCGAGAAGGCCCCAATCAAGCGCAAATCATGAATATCATCGGCGATGTGCAGGGTAAGAGCGTACTGCTCCTGGACGATATGATCGATACGGCGGGAACCATTGTGCAGGGTGCGCAGGCCTGTGCCGACAAAGGGGCGCGGGAAGTGTGGACCGCCTGCACGCACGCAGTGTTGTCTGGGCCGGCGTTGGAGCGGATCACGAAGTCCTGTTTATCGCAGGTGGTGGTCACCGATACCATCCCCTTACGCGGGAAAGAGCAGACCTGCCCCAAGCTGTATCAACTTTCGGTCGCGCCGCTGCTGGGCGAGGCCATTCGGCGTATTCACGAAGACGAATCAGTCAGCTCATTATTTGCCTGA
- the ispE gene encoding 4-(cytidine 5'-diphospho)-2-C-methyl-D-erythritol kinase, translated as MTRPHEDSPDPSRSAVTVFAPAKVNLILRVLDRRPEGFHNLWSLMQTVGLEDAVTIRSAPQHTEIRLQCDSNALSVDQTNLVYRAAAAVLAQAQRKIGLDIRLAKRIPMGAGLGGGSSDAAATILGINQLLKLGWSAAQMAEVGQELGSDVPFFFHAPTAVVAGRGERVKAIHVADSRWVVLVNPGFPVETKWAYQQLSTTRQGVVPLSERCTQLEAQPLTTWDAVISLASNDFEGPVFAAHPILQQIKRGLLSGGAQLALLSGSGATVFGIFQEEAEARQSAATFHGRSEMKAFVVQTNSGKLRIE; from the coding sequence GTGACTAGACCGCACGAAGATTCGCCCGATCCTTCTCGATCCGCTGTGACCGTATTCGCTCCAGCCAAGGTTAATCTGATCCTTCGGGTGCTTGATCGTCGTCCTGAGGGGTTCCACAATCTGTGGAGCCTCATGCAGACGGTTGGGCTGGAAGATGCCGTCACGATTCGCTCAGCTCCGCAGCATACTGAGATCCGGCTACAGTGCGACAGCAATGCCCTCAGCGTCGATCAGACTAATCTCGTATATCGTGCTGCGGCCGCGGTGCTCGCACAAGCGCAACGCAAGATCGGTCTCGATATCCGGTTGGCGAAGCGTATTCCGATGGGAGCCGGGCTTGGGGGTGGGAGCAGTGATGCTGCGGCAACTATTCTCGGAATCAATCAACTCCTGAAGCTGGGCTGGTCAGCAGCCCAGATGGCGGAAGTCGGCCAAGAGCTTGGGAGCGACGTGCCGTTCTTCTTTCATGCCCCGACGGCGGTGGTTGCAGGGCGAGGCGAACGGGTCAAGGCGATTCATGTGGCCGATTCCCGCTGGGTAGTGCTCGTGAATCCTGGTTTTCCCGTTGAGACGAAATGGGCCTATCAGCAGCTATCTACGACCAGGCAGGGCGTGGTGCCGCTTTCTGAACGATGCACTCAACTGGAGGCACAGCCCCTCACCACATGGGATGCTGTGATCAGTCTGGCTTCAAACGATTTCGAAGGCCCGGTATTCGCGGCGCATCCTATCCTGCAGCAGATCAAGAGGGGCTTGTTGAGTGGGGGCGCTCAGCTGGCATTGCTGTCCGGCAGCGGTGCAACCGTGTTTGGAATATTTCAGGAAGAAGCCGAAGCTCGCCAGTCGGCGGCCACTTTTCACGGCCGTTCGGAGATGAAGGCATTTGTGGTGCAGACAAATTCTGGGAAATTACGAATTGAGTGA
- a CDS encoding sigma-54-dependent transcriptional regulator produces the protein MEKILVVDDEQSLREVLSIMLKRAGYAVTAVSDGEEAIEQVQKEIFDLVITDLRMPKVDGMEVLRAVKSASPETVVLIITAFATADSAVDAMKQGAYDYLTKPFQVDEVQLIIRNALEKRRLTTENILLKREMASQSSFAQLVGQSEAMQKVFDVVKKVADSKSNVLICGESGTGKELVARAIHYNSARSPQPFVAVNCSAVPETLLESELFGHMKGSFTGAISNKAGLFEVANGGTIFLDEIGDTTPTIQVKLLRVIQEREFRRVGGTQDLKVDVRIVAATNKDLEKAVADGSFREDLYYRLDVIPIRLPPLRLRSGDIPLLATHFLTRFSNESGKPTPVISPEAMQVLLGHEWRGNVRELENLIERVVAFSTGGPVTDVDMRGWLHRTVSPQQQGGVPTELPEDGVDLEGMINGLEKDLLLKALERTKWVKKKAARLLRLNTRSFRYRLEKYAIKGGRD, from the coding sequence ATGGAAAAGATCTTAGTCGTCGATGATGAACAGAGTTTGCGGGAAGTGTTGAGCATCATGCTCAAGCGGGCCGGGTATGCGGTCACCGCGGTGTCCGATGGGGAAGAGGCCATTGAGCAGGTGCAAAAAGAAATATTCGATCTTGTGATCACGGATCTGCGGATGCCTAAAGTAGACGGGATGGAAGTGCTCCGGGCCGTCAAGTCCGCGTCGCCGGAAACGGTGGTCTTGATCATTACAGCTTTCGCCACGGCGGATTCGGCTGTGGATGCGATGAAGCAGGGCGCGTATGACTATCTCACAAAGCCGTTCCAGGTTGATGAAGTGCAATTGATCATTCGGAATGCCCTCGAGAAGCGCCGGTTGACGACAGAGAATATCTTGTTGAAGCGCGAGATGGCGAGTCAGTCGTCTTTTGCTCAGTTGGTAGGACAGAGCGAGGCGATGCAGAAGGTGTTTGATGTAGTGAAGAAAGTGGCCGACTCAAAGAGCAATGTCTTGATTTGCGGAGAAAGTGGGACCGGCAAAGAGTTGGTGGCTCGGGCGATCCACTACAATAGTGCGCGCAGCCCGCAGCCGTTTGTGGCTGTGAATTGCAGCGCGGTGCCCGAAACGCTGTTAGAGAGCGAGTTGTTTGGGCATATGAAGGGCTCGTTCACGGGTGCCATTTCCAATAAAGCCGGACTGTTCGAAGTTGCGAACGGCGGTACGATTTTCTTGGATGAGATTGGGGATACGACGCCGACCATTCAAGTGAAATTATTGCGGGTTATTCAAGAACGTGAATTTCGCCGAGTCGGTGGGACGCAGGACCTTAAGGTCGATGTGCGCATCGTAGCTGCGACGAACAAAGATCTTGAGAAGGCCGTGGCCGATGGCTCCTTTCGCGAAGATCTGTATTATCGATTGGACGTCATTCCAATCCGGCTCCCGCCGCTTCGATTGCGCTCCGGCGATATCCCGCTGCTCGCCACGCATTTTCTCACGCGGTTTTCCAATGAGAGCGGGAAGCCGACGCCAGTGATCAGCCCTGAGGCAATGCAAGTGCTGTTAGGGCATGAGTGGCGCGGCAATGTGCGAGAGTTGGAAAACTTGATTGAGCGAGTGGTTGCATTCTCAACGGGTGGTCCAGTGACGGATGTTGACATGCGCGGATGGCTTCATCGGACGGTATCGCCTCAACAACAGGGCGGCGTCCCGACTGAGCTGCCGGAAGACGGGGTGGACCTTGAGGGAATGATCAACGGCCTTGAGAAGGACCTTTTGCTGAAGGCGTTGGAGCGGACCAAGTGGGTAAAAAAGAAAGCGGCAAGATTGCTTCGGCTCAACACCCGATCCTTCCGCTACCGGCTTGAGAAGTATGCTATAAAGGGAGGCCGTGACTAG